One genomic region from Gossypium hirsutum isolate 1008001.06 chromosome D13, Gossypium_hirsutum_v2.1, whole genome shotgun sequence encodes:
- the LOC107922555 gene encoding uncharacterized protein: MDAVGNFPGPPQRQYDPYANTYNPGWKDHPNLSYGVNPRNNQPYQNRFSQQPQGSGNFLETMVNKLAANVLNFQQQNLNFQKEMNDFQQKIEASIKELTTSIEKLTSQRKLPSQTEPNPRQNANAVTLRSEKVLEPIPDRNFAQEIAQEKPKKDEQVRPKPPMPKIQPPFPELFNQCRRGKEDKEILETFRNVEINIPLSDAFKQIPRYAKFLKELCTNKRKLTGNERVNVGVIIQLADMSVVHPEGVLEDVLVKVNELIFPADFYVIKMEEDSTLGSSDLLLGRPFFSTTSTKIDVRSGTLTMEFDGEIVKFNVCNAISHPSEILSVNRIDIIDSLVEENFE, translated from the exons ATGGATGCTGTGGGAAATTTCCCTGGGCCGCCACAAAGGCAGTACGACCCTtacgctaatacctacaacccagggtGGAAGGATCAtcctaacttaagttatggggTCAATCCACGaaataaccagccataccaaaatcgaTTTTCACAACAGCCACAAGGTTCAGGTAATTTTCtagaaaccatggtcaataaGTTAGCAGCTAATGTTCTTAATTTTCAACAGCAAAatcttaatttccaaaaagagATGAATGATTTTCAACAGAAAATCGAGGCGTCCATCAAAGAGTTGACCACATCGATCGAGAAATTGACCTCTCAAAGGAAGCTACcgtcacaaacagaaccaaaccctAGACAAAATGCAAATGCAGTGACGTTGCGAAGCGAAAAGGTACTAGAACCAATTCCTGATAGGAATTTTGCCCAAGAAATTGCCCAGGAAAAACCCAAAAAAGACGAACAGGTCCGACCGAAGCCTCCAATGCCCAAAATTCAACCTCCATTTCCGGAACTATTCAACCAATGTCGAAGAGGTAAAGAGGACAAGGAAATCCTCGAAACATTTAGGAATGTCGAGATCAATATTCCGCTGTCGGATGCCTTCAAGCAAATACCGCGGTATGCTAAATTTCTTaaagagctttgcaccaacaagcGGAAATTAACAGGCAATGAAAGGGTGAATGTTG GTGTTATCATTCAATTGGCGGACATGTCTGTTGTGCATCCAGAAGGAGTCCTCGAGGATGTTCTGGTAAAAGTTAACGAGCTTATTTTCCctgcagatttttatgtgatcaaAATGGAGGAGGATAGCACTCTTGGATCTTCAGATCTCCTGCTGGGTCGACCGTTCTTTAGTACAACTAGTACTAAAATTGATGTTCGAAGTGGAACTCTTACGATGGAGTTTGATGGGGAGATTGTAAAGTTTAATGTCTGCAACGCCATTAGCCATCCAAGCGAAATCTTGAGCGTAAATCGTATCGACATAATTGACTCTTTAGTGGAAGAGAATTTTGAGTGA
- the LOC107922563 gene encoding uncharacterized metal-dependent hydrolase YabD: MKEAISIKLLYISLAVLCIVSSETKIRSMAMKLFDAHCHLQDQRVVDKAPLLIHIANAAGVVYIAVDGITEKDWHLVKEMSDEFDSVIPNFGLHPWYVEGKSRSWFNTLKELLEANPSAAVGEIGLDKSPLAKGVDFGEQVEVFKKQLQLAKDLKRPASVHCLDAFPELLQIMKEIGPFPAGVILHSFQGSPEVVPQLTKLGSYFSFSGHLMPLKEDKARKIVKAVPLDRILLETDAPDALPINPIFFVPGNATLNQPANVHSVLTYVASLLELSKEELADISYKNALGVFSFQGSKIPLK; this comes from the exons atgaaagaagcGATAAGCATAAAACTCTTGTACATTTCTCTTGCAGTTTTGTGTATTGTTTCAAGTGAAACAAAGATCAGATCCATGGCCATGAAATTGTTTGATGCACACTGTCACCTACAGGATCAAAGAGTCGTTGACAAGGCTCCCCTACTCATTCATATTGCCAATGCCGCAGGTGTTGTTTACATTGCTGTCGACGGCATAACTGAG aaaGATTGGCATCTGGTgaaagaaatgagtgatgagtTTGATTCTGTGATTCCAAACTTTGGGCTACATCCATG GTACGTTGAAGGAAAGAGTCGCTCTTGGTTCAACACTCTGAAAGAGTTATTGGAAGCAAACCCTTCAGCTGCAGTTGGCGAG ATTGGTTTAGACAAAAGTCCACTGGCAAAAGGGGTTGATTTCGGGGAACAG GTGGAAGTGTTTAAGAAACAGCTTCAGCTTGCAAAGGATTTGAAAAGACCAGCAAGTGTGCATTGTCTTGATGCATTTCCCGAGCTTCTCCAAATAATGAA GGAAATAGGACCATTTCCAGCAGGTGTAATACTCCATTCTTTCCAGGGATCTCCAGAGGTAGTACCTCAACTTACAAAGCTTGGCTCCTACTTTTCATTCTCTGGACATTTGATGCCATTAAAAGAAGACAAGGCCAGAAAGATTGTGAAGGCG GTACCTTTGGATCGAATATTATTGGAGACGGATGCACCTGATGCCCTTCCCATAAACCCTATTTTCTTTGTTCCTGGAAATGCTACCCTTAATCAGCCTGCAAATGTTCATAGT GTACTTACATATGTTGCATCTTTACTGGAATTGAGTAAAGAAGAATTGGCAGATATAAGTTACAAGAATGCACTTGGTGTATTCTCTTTCCAAGGTTCAAAAATTCCATTAAAATGA